The sequence TCATCAGGGCAGGGGTGGTGAGGACGCCGTGGCGCCAGATCTCATCCGGGTCGTGGATCGATTCCACGTCCGCGGCGACACCGAGCCTCTGCAAGACGGCAAGCACCGTCTTCTCCAGATTGTTGCAGCCCAGGCAGGCCTTGCCCAGGATGCGGATGACGAGAAGCGCCTCCCCCATAGGCTCCCGGCCGGACAATTGGCGGTAGAGATGGCCCAGGGCTTGCCGGTACGCAGGCTCGCTGCCCGTCGGGATGTAGTTGTCCCGGCCGATCGCGGCCAGGAGCGCCTCCACCGCCTGGGCCTCGCCCAGAGCCGGGTCGGCCAGCACCTTGGCCAAGGCCTGATCCAGGCCAAGGAGGCCGATGGAGGCGTTGCCGATCTTGATGGTCCTGGGCAGGGCGACTTCCCAAGGGGATGGCATGACTTGCCTCCTGTTGTCCCTCGCGCCCCCAGAGCTGGGGAAAGGATGGTCCGTCACATGCTCCCCGCCGCGCGGTCACGAGGCAGGAGCGGCCGGTGTCGCCTCATGATGCCCGATTGCGGCCGATTGGCAAGGGGAAGATGGGGGCTGCGCCGCAGCAGACACGGCGGGATCGACCAGCTCTTTGCCGCGGCAGCCGCGCTTGCCAAGCCGCCAGCCCCAGGCTATGATCGGGTATCCCGCGCCGGGATGCCCCCCGCTGTCACCCTGCCTGCCATGAGAGGAAGCCTTGGCTGAGCACCAGGAAGGCCTGCCAGAAGAGGAGACGCTTCGGATTCGAGTCCTGATTGCCGACGACGAAGCCACGGTGGGCAATGTCCTTGCGGAGATCATCCGCGCCGAGGGCCACTCGGTGGAGCTGGTCTATAACGGGATCGATGCCGTGGAGCGGCTGCGGCGGGAGACCGTTGACCTGGTGATCACCGACTATGCCATGCCTGGCTGTGACGGGTTGGAGGTGCTGCGCCAAGCCCGGCAGCTGTGCCCCCAGGCGCTGGTGGTGATCATCACCGGCTTCGCCTCGGTGGAGAACGCCTTGCAGGCCGTGCAGGAGGGGGCCTACCATTTTCTGCGCAAGCCTTTCAACCTGGAGGAGATCCGGATCATCGTCCGCCAGGCGGCGGAGCGGATCCGCCTCCAGCGGGAGAACCGGCAGCTGCGCCAGGATCTGGAGTCCGCCGTCGAGACGCTGAGCCACCTGGGACAGCAGGACCAGACGAAGGCTGCCGACGTGGTGCCGGACGCGGTTTTGGACGTGGCCGGCGCCCTGTGGGCGGGCCAGAGCCTGCCGCCATCCTACTACCGTACCGGCCCCGGCTCCAGCGCCCTGCTGGCCGATCTGGAAACCCTGGTTCGGCTCCGCCGCGACGGCTTCCTTTCGGAAGAGGAGTTCGGGCGGCTGAAGAGGAAGCTCATCGACCAGGCGGCTGCGGGCTGAGGCCCGGGGCCGGAGGGGGACAAGAAATGGAGTCGGCTGCCGAGGATACCCGGCCCTGGCAGGGCTACGCCCTGTCCCTCTACCGCCAGGCGGCGGTGGGGCGACTGCTGCGGGGGTTTGTCCACAACCTCAACGGCCCCTTGCAGGTCTTCTCCATGCATGCCGAGCTCCTGCGCTGGATGTTCAGCCGGGCACTGCCCATCGTCGATCGGCTGGAGGCAGCCGAGCTGCCAGAGGCCAGTCGTGAGCAGGTGCACGAGCTCAAGGGTCTTCTGGAGGCCCGCTTCCGGGTCATGGATCAGCTGCAGGCCGAGATGGCGGCCTGTCAGGAGATCGTCCGCCAGATCATGGGCACTGAGGCCGCCGATGAAAGCCTCGGCAGTACCTGCACCCTCAACACCGTCATCGCTGATGAGCTGGCCTTCCTGCAGGCCGACCTTTTCTTCAAGCACAAGGTGAGCCGGGAGCTGCGATTGGCTCCCCGTCTGCCGCCCCTGCATCGCGGGGTGGTTCCGGCACATCAGATTGTCTTCATCCTCCTGGAGAACGCGGTCGACAACCTGCGGCAGTCTGAGACGCCACGGCTTACCATCACCACGGAGGTGGAGGGCGATCGGGTGCTGGCCCTGTTCGAGGACAGCGGCCCACCGGTGTTGGACGCCGACCGGGAGCGGATTTTCGCCCCCTTCTTCACCACCCGGCCAGGCCATCCGGGCATGGGCCTCTTCCTGGGTCGCCTCCTGGCCAGCGACAGCGGCGGCAGCCTCGAATGCGAGACCGCCGCGACGGGCAGTCGCTTCCGCCTCAGTCTGCCGGCCGCCTGAGCCGGCAGCCAGTCTGGCCCTGTCCGGCTCGGCCCGGGATCATGAGCGCGTCCATAGCCCCCGGCCGGCTGTTCGTGGTCGCCACCCCCATCGGCAACCTGGAGGACATCACCCTCCGCGCCCTGGCCACCTTGCGGGCGGTGACTCTGGTCGCAGCCGAGGACACCCGCACTACCCGAAAGCTCCTGGCCCGGCACGGCATCCACACGCCCCTCGTCTCCTGCTACAAGGACCGGGAGGCGGAGCAGGCCGACCGCCTTGTCCGCCGTCTG is a genomic window of Thermodesulfobacteriota bacterium containing:
- a CDS encoding sensor histidine kinase; the protein is MESAAEDTRPWQGYALSLYRQAAVGRLLRGFVHNLNGPLQVFSMHAELLRWMFSRALPIVDRLEAAELPEASREQVHELKGLLEARFRVMDQLQAEMAACQEIVRQIMGTEAADESLGSTCTLNTVIADELAFLQADLFFKHKVSRELRLAPRLPPLHRGVVPAHQIVFILLENAVDNLRQSETPRLTITTEVEGDRVLALFEDSGPPVLDADRERIFAPFFTTRPGHPGMGLFLGRLLASDSGGSLECETAATGSRFRLSLPAA
- a CDS encoding thioredoxin family protein — protein: MPSPWEVALPRTIKIGNASIGLLGLDQALAKVLADPALGEAQAVEALLAAIGRDNYIPTGSEPAYRQALGHLYRQLSGREPMGEALLVIRILGKACLGCNNLEKTVLAVLQRLGVAADVESIHDPDEIWRHGVLTTPALMINGEIRAAGRLPTPAQVEAWIRAALMSKADRRS
- a CDS encoding response regulator — translated: MAEHQEGLPEEETLRIRVLIADDEATVGNVLAEIIRAEGHSVELVYNGIDAVERLRRETVDLVITDYAMPGCDGLEVLRQARQLCPQALVVIITGFASVENALQAVQEGAYHFLRKPFNLEEIRIIVRQAAERIRLQRENRQLRQDLESAVETLSHLGQQDQTKAADVVPDAVLDVAGALWAGQSLPPSYYRTGPGSSALLADLETLVRLRRDGFLSEEEFGRLKRKLIDQAAAG